ctatacaggatatgtatgaaggagcaaagactgccgtaagaactcatgaaggacaaaccgaaagctttcccataactgtaggattacatcaaggctcatccttaagtccttacctttttgcgttggtaatggatgagttaacaggacatattcaaggtgatattccttggtgtatgcttttcgcagacgatatagtgttgatagatgaaactcaggaaggggtaaatgcaaagcttaacctttggagagaagtgttggaatctaaaggtcttcgcctaagccgatcaaagacagaatatatggagtgcaagttcagtgcaaatggaggccaaaacgagttaggggtgaggatcggagatcaagaaataccaaagagcgaccgttttcgttacctaggatctatcttgcaaaagaacggagaattagatggagatctcaaccatagaatacaagctggatggatgaagtggaagagtgcatccggcgtgttgtgtgaccgccgtatgccactgaagctcaagggaaaattttataggacggcaataaggccggcgatgctgtatggcacagaatgttgggcggtgaagcatcaatacgtacacaaaatgggtgtagcggagatgaggatgcttcattggatgtgtgggcacacgagaaaggataagattaggaatgaggatatccggggtaaagtaggagtagccgaaattgaaggaaagatgagagaaaatcggttacggtggtttggacatgtgcaaagaaggcctactgacgctccgattagaagatgcgactatgggacagaggttcagggccgaaggggcagaggaagacctaggaaaactttggaagagaccctaagaaaagacttagagtacttggatctaacggaggacatggcacaggacagaacacaatggcgttctaagattcatatagccgatcccactcagtgacttggattttccaagtctccaaccaagaagttttcctcactcgggaaattaagggaacactacctcaacctatatgctccactcacaaagcttcaacatacaagcttcaacaaaagaaaattcaaagaacttagcgaagaaggctttggtgtatttaacacaatacgttgaaatgaaggaaagcttatttattgatatccccgataagttacaaatatgtacatatacttgagtcaaaataaacaaaaaagagggagccttcacaaaggttgcttaggagaagtctcagcagtcggtagagccccagaaagagaaggcaccggaggaggatcattcggagcctcagtactggacaaaaccctagaaggaggaggcatcagaggttgatcatttggagcttcattacgcggtacagccccagaagacgaaggcaataaatgcctttggaacaaacccacaaatctttgatgatcaagtaaaacatgaccatcagattccttcatctggtcaagcttcctcttcatgtttgtagcatagtcatgtgcgagccggtgcaactgtttattctcatgcttgagccctctaatctcctgtttgagactcatcacttcagccgccaatgattcaacttggcgggttcgagcaaataggcgttgggccatattagacacagaacctgcacactgaacactgagagccagagaatccttaacagccaactcatcagaccgtttggaaagtagtctgttatctttgggagtgagaaggttcctggccactaccgcagcggtcatatcattcttcatcacggtatccccaacggtaagaggaccagtaggggagacgaaggatgggcgccatatgttgtctggagaaggcggggctgcctcttcaacaaagttcaagtcaaaacgacggtcggaggggccagacattttcaaaggtgttgaagagagaagaggtcggacaaatcaagatcttagaagtgcaagaatggagcttctactggtggatattcaagtgtgctttggaacttaatgtcagcccctataaaaatctgcactcgacgaagcttcagaaatcgaagaggcgcctgctcagaaatcgaagaggcgtttgctttctcaaaagctgggctgctcagagaccacgagggtcgatctcaaaaatcgaagaggcgtttgctttctcaaaagctgggctgctcaaagaccacgaaggccgatctcagaaatcgaagaggcttgctttctcaaaagctgggatgctcagagaccacgagggccgatctcagaaatcgaagaggcacctacttttccagccttgtcagcacctgtcacacgcacactcagctttgcggaaattatgggcattctatcgaagatttctgacgaagtagaaagcacatgaatcgtactgttcaatcacccacttcccacacgcaacagtagctcatgggtaccacagataactttgcaaaagttctctgacaaagttgagacacgtgaagcttgcagctcccactacatcgctctgaccaagaagggtaaaaaaattgcaaagaaacaacactaacaaagtttaaacacataaattttgaaggtctagctaccatattattacccacaagggtaaaggaacagtaccactgctggataattggaaagtcccggtgtgtcaacctctgtgcttcgtggcaaggtagactagtaaacatgcccaacctgtactcacattcgagaaaacactcccaacaagattgcttgctccaaaatcgaagaggcaccgccctccgaatctcgagagccagactcccaacatgattactttctcaaaaatcgaagagagggtaaaggaacagtaccactgctggataattggaaagtccctgtgtgtcaacctttgtgcttcgtggcaaggtagactagcaaacatgcccaacctttactcacattcgagaaaacactcccaacaagattgcttgctccaaaatcgaagaggcaccgccctccgaatctcgagagccagactctcaacatgattactttcttaaaaatcgaagagagggtaaaggaacagtaccactgctggataattggaaagtccctgtgtgtcaacctctgtgcttcgtggcaaggtagactagcaaacacgtccaacctttactcacattcgagaaaacactcccaacaagattgcttgctccaaaatcgaagaggcaccgccctccgaatctcgagagccagactcccaacatgattactttctcaaaaatcgaagagacaccgctctccgaatctcgagagccagacccccagcaggattgctttctcaaaaatcgaagaggcatcgttctctgaatctcgagagccagatccccgacaggattgcttgttcgaaaatggaagaggcaccactttcccaacttcaagagctggatctccttggataaagcttgtctgtaatcttcacacgcaacatcagctttccagataccacagaccactttttcaaagtgctctgacagagttaaaacatgtgaagctggcagctcccactaccgtgctataaccaagcagggtaaaggaatagcattattacttgatgttagggagactcctatatatgtcgacctccatccctaacggacaggcagacctgcaaaaatgctcaaccctttctcttatctgagagggcactcccaacgaagcctttcgaaatattcagctttctttccccccgataatacctctgtaaacaagctatactagagcaagaatatctcatatcatcagggttaaaagcaagagtatcccatatcatgctttttccctgtcttttcctttggccttgttcttacctgcaagacaaggagaaagagagcaatcagtcagcacttggaatcaagcttccagccaggaactgactgcctggaaccccttacctgattacttacctggcattgctctcgagtactcatcttcaacatcttatgcttccagggaagataccgcatctgcctgaggaacaaatagggcaagtgagaaggatacaaggaagcatgtggagacaagcgtaacagcacacgtgccgatacatccactactctgtcaaaagcaaaagtatcccatatcagcagggtcgaacgtactctagatttgatggacttgttttgaccctcaaattcttcagtcggccttatactctggaggaaaccagaaaaccctccagcccagttcaagaataagcctgtggaaagttacttcttcaaaagcaaaagtatcccatatcatctctcctcatttttcttctctttatccttcatgctgcctgcaagatagggagaatgtgaacaatcagccggagctctgattgcttaccttgtctgtcacctctttcagcagatcccctagctcggcgacttgggggactcctactacatggtttgtatcgcgcttgaccaagcatgaaactacaagtaagcttcaagtgaaattgatacattaccttgtgcatctccaccagttacagataccacccctggatggaggaagagtacttccagagaagatgccacatctacctatgagacagataaggcaagtcaagacgataccacactccggtacttagaagtttcgtggctacgagatcattctcccacaatatttcctaatgtcatttgtactaaatcattcacttgtactcactaaaggagagcttgaacctatgtacttgtgtaaacccttcacaattaatgagaactcctctattccgtggacgtagccaatctgggtgaaccacgtacatcttgtgtttgcttttgtgtaaacccttcacaattaatgagaactcctctattccgtggacgtagccaatctgggtgaaccacgtacatcttgtgtttgctttcctatctctatccatttatatacttatccacactaatgaccggagcaatctagcgaagattacaaaaagtgaccgttttcgctacctaggatctatcttgcaagagaacggagaattagatggagatctcaaccatagaatacaagctggatggatgaagtgtaagagtgcatccggcgtgttgtgtgaccgtcgtaggccactgaagctcaagggaaaattttataggacggcaataaggccagcgatgttgtatggcacagaatgttgggcagtgaagcatcaacgtacacaaaatgggtgtagcggagatgaggatgcttcgtgggatgtatgggcacacgagaaaggataagattgggaatgaggttatccgaggtaaagtaggagtagccaaaattgaaggaaatatgagagaaaatcggttccggtggtttggacatgtgcaaagaaggcctactgacgctccggttcgaaaatgtgactacgggacagaggttcagggccgaaggggtagaggaagacctaggaaaactttggaagagaccctaaaaaaagacttgagtacttggatctaacggaggacatgacacaaaaccgagcgcaatggcgttctaggattcatatagccgaccccacttagtgggaaaaggctttgttgttgttgttgttgttgtaataagTTTGCGTTTTTCttttaccttgtggagaagtgTGGTTGTTTGAAGTTTGTATGAAGTTTTTCAAGCCCTGTAGTCTGGATGTATCTCAGAAATAAACCCTAATCGATCAGGTGTtccaggtttttttttataaaaataagagTTCATTAATTTTCTAGATGTGAGGCCATGATCTATATCAGTATTTCCTTTGCTAGCAAACTCTCTTTTTGATATATTTGTATTCCCTTTGCTAGTACTGCATTTACCACAAGTAGTGCATTACTCTCATGGTTAGAGAAAACCGTCACTGGAAACACCACTTCATGTCCGACTTGCATGTGTTAAGCATGCCACCAGCGTTCATTGACGTGGCGGTATACACCTAGCTCCACAGGAAAGCAAGTCATTAACTACTGGTTTCTTTCCTCCAGAATATCACttgtaataaaaataagaaaacactACATATTTCAACCTCAGCAGCAGCACACCTCGTATTTCCTTCACTTTAACAAGTGATATTTGGCTTGTATGACCTGTGGAGATTACCCTAAATTTTCAAGGACAAGACAACTGTTTAGTTCTAGGGCATCAAGGGTAACAGCTAAAGAAAATACAAGCTGAACTTTTACAATTTAAATACTGAGATTTAGGTGCACTAACAGAGATGCGCCCTTCAAAAATAGGCGTATAAGCGACGAGCACACAGTATTATTGAGTAAAAGTTGAAAGAATAGTTTGCTTTGTGCTCATGTATGCTTTCGTAAGTTAGTCTCCCGCAGCCTACAATATTTTATATGAGCGAAGGTAGATAGTTCTTTGCTCCTGTGGCGGGTGTAGGACAAATAGTTTGGCTTCCACTTCTTTGCTAACTCCCAATTTTTTTGCTCAAATCCCATAAATACTTTGGTCTATTCAGCTATTCCGCACCAAAATTCTTTGCCCGTCGAAATATCAGCTCCAGTTCAAAACTCTAAGCTTGCAAGTTCCTTTGTCAATTCTTATATGAAATCAGGCCTTGATTGCGAACCTaatactatgtttggatgagggaaataaacttggaatttagataaaagttagaatttgtACATTGATATGCACCAATTCTCTTGTttgaattcataaacatagaaatttagaatttccgcgtgaaaaaaaaacttggaatttgggatctccaattcccaagtttaaattccatgtaaatagatgtcatttcccaatttctatgattgagaacttaaaaataacaaattctgtattcaatttcattgttctttttaagctaaccaaacaaaaaaattcacaaattctgaaaaataaaattccatCAATTCAATTtccattattttaaaatttcttagtaattttaaatttcttcgtccaaacatagtgtaagtaGAAATTAGTTGACAAGAATTATGTTTAAGACTTATAGCCCATTTTAAAATGCTTCCTCATAAAGCACTTATGGTATGAAATATTTAATAGAAATGCACGtgctttttttattacaaaaacactttcaaatgtTTTTGTCAAATATGGTCTGAAACATTTTTAGTgaaataaaaacatttttaattattttaaaatcatTTCTAAACATGTTATAAATATGTGTGAAATATGATACTACATATGTTAtccaaaaattgaaattttcaatTGATTGGATTCCAAAGGAAGGAGATTTCCTAGAGCTTGTATATGTGTTCGTTCTTTTTTCCAACGTATATGTGTTCGTTTCAAACTGGTATTTGATTTGATAATCGATGTCTACTTAGATTTCCAACCTATGAGTAAAAATGACTATAAGGAATTGTCCTGCTTAAGAAGATGCAATATACCTAAGCTAtgaatcatcttcatcatcggtCATTATTTGCTCCTATAAACATGAACCCTGAAGTTAAAAATCACAGCAAAACATTCGCTTGTAGCTTATGAtgcacatcaaatttttggctcAAGGCCGTATGGTCGTGGGACGAAAAAGGTCCACTATGAGCTTACATACCTACCAACAAATTTACTATAAAATCATCTCAAAAAGCTGGTTGGTTTGACCATTCAGTATTAAGAAATATACATGTCTTCCATAAGATTTATATTATTGACACGAAAATTACATAATTGTCAACGTCGTTTTGATAAGTTTGTTTAATACAAATTTACATGGCAAACAAATAGCAACGTAACGTCATTTTATATTGTGGTCTGACCAAGGTATTTCCTTTTAGTAGAGAAATGATAAGCGGATGAAAACAAAACATCGTTTAGCtatttccatttcctttttCGTATTTAGCAAAAAGCGGCATGGTTCACTTGATCATAACAACAATTTGTTTTTCAAAGAAATTAAGAATCAAGGATTTCAATGTCACCAATTACAGAACGTGGACTAGAATATTAGAAGagcatttagtttataaaaaaaataaggacatgttgtaaaatcgacggtgtgtgcagtggaataaatgaaataagactcaaaatttatgaggttcctctacagtcagtgtgattgaagtacgtcctcggggcatcaatggtgctttcattataatttggaatataggagtacaaagataactctctctattatctcctctcctcttcctctcttttctctcttctcagCCATGTTGCTTCTATCCTCATTCGTATCTCatattatctcctctcctcttcctctcttttctctcttctcagCCATGTTGCTTCTATCCTCATTCGTATCTCACCTCCTTCTTCACCTCTCATTCATTTTATAAGCAAAGAgaacactattcactttacaaattttccacaaatgaatagtgaaaatactgtgcataaatagtaacaaactatttaTGTGGGTCATCCACATATTATTCACAACAGGATGCACatatattggttttttttttattagtattCTAAGCTACACCTAGTAGTTGGAAATAAGCTTTAAGAAAAGTCATAGAATACTTGAAGTTAACGGAAGTCTTGGCACAAAATCAAGCACAATAACGTCCTATGATTCATACAACCGATCTCACTTAGTGAGATAATATTTTATTGTTGTTGTAGTATCCTAAGCTACATGAGAGTTTCAACATTAATGGCAGTGCTAGTAAGTTGAGGAATATCCTATCTGTCAAGGCAATTTTCCTGTTGAGTTTTAATAACCAATTTTTCGTACAAGAGTTCATATATTTCTTTTACCTCAATCCAACCTAATAATACCATCAAATTCATCATACCATTTTCGGATGGGAAATGTTTTTGGctctccaaaaatctcattctacactcctcataagtgtattttgctttctaaatatagaaagtttagagtCTAATGAGTGATCTCCAATCCAACCCGAGAGAACAAACGACATAGCTCCACGGTTAAAATTGTAAGTCCCGAGCCAAGTTTTCATGAAGAAGACATTTCCCATGCATTGTTCAATCCCtgaatttgttaaaaaaatgataagaaAAATACCTTATTCAATGAAAAAAAGACTAGCCCACGCAATATTTGAGTGGAGAAAGCTAACACACAACTTGTAtataagagatttttcagtaccGGAACATGGTTCGGTATattaagtgtcataatacaagtggttggataattgaaaaaaaattaaacacttatattataacatttAGTGTCCCGAGTCGTGTTCTggtacactgaaaaatttctccattcGTATAAGGTGCTAAATGTCAAGGCCTTCTTACCCTACTAATTATTATTAGTGGTTGGCCTAACTACTACCTAACTATACACCTTAATGAGGCCTACTACATGATACACTAGCTCTATCTTAAACATCTATTTATAAGAGAAATAGATCGTTGAAAGCTGTATACATGCAACTGATCATTCGACACTTCCCAattctaaactctctctctctctctctctctctctctctctctcacacacacacatggggaTCCTGATGGCAACGTGTTTGCTGGCTCTTTTCTATGGTTTCTCCTGCCTCTGTAAGTTACTTCTCAGAAGGAGAGACCAGGCATGCTATCTGCTGGCCTACGAGTGCCACATGCCACCAGACGACCTGAAGCTCAGCACTGATTCATGCGTGAAAATCGTCTTGCGGAACAGGAATCTAGGACTGGAAGAATTCAGGTTTCTCTTGAAAACTATTACCCATTCGGGCATTGGCGAGGAAACTTACTGCGCAAGAAACATCATCCAAGGCCGAGAAGAAACTGCAACCCTAGAAGATGAACTTGCGGAGATGGATGGCATCATCTTTGACGTGCTGGACAAGCTTTTCGCTCGGGCTACCTCAATTTCTCCGTCGCAAATCGACATTCTTGTCGTCAATGTGTCGATGTTCTCCCCTGCACCCTCCCTATCTTCACGTATAGTGAATCGTTACAAGATGAGGGACGACATCAAGAGCTTCAACCTCTCGGGAATGGGCTGCAGTGCGACCCTCATTGCCATTGACGTTGTACAAAACTTGTTCAAGTCTCACAAGAATGCGAATGCCATCGTTGTAAGCACGGAATCGTTGGCTCCTCATTGGTATTGCGGCGTAGAAAAATCCATGATGCTCACAAACTGTCTCTTCCGCTCGGGAGGGTGCGCGATGCTGTTCACGAACAACCGAAGCCTAAAGCACCAAGCCAAGCTGAAATTAAATCATTTGGTACGAATGCACACCGGCTCGAACGAAGAAGCATATAACTGTTGCATACAGGTAGAAGATGAGAGTGGAAATCGAGGTTTCCGCCTTACCAAATACCTAGTAAAAGCAGCAACTCTGGGTTTTACAATGAACCTCCAAGTTCTAGCACCAAAAATGCTTCCACTAAGAGAAATACTTAGGTATCTGGTGGCCTCTAGGCTTAACAATA
This region of Malus domestica chromosome 07, GDT2T_hap1 genomic DNA includes:
- the LOC114819294 gene encoding 3-ketoacyl-CoA synthase 19, translating into MGILMATCLLALFYGFSCLCKLLLRRRDQACYLLAYECHMPPDDLKLSTDSCVKIVLRNRNLGLEEFRFLLKTITHSGIGEETYCARNIIQGREETATLEDELAEMDGIIFDVLDKLFARATSISPSQIDILVVNVSMFSPAPSLSSRIVNRYKMRDDIKSFNLSGMGCSATLIAIDVVQNLFKSHKNANAIVVSTESLAPHWYCGVEKSMMLTNCLFRSGGCAMLFTNNRSLKHQAKLKLNHLVRMHTGSNEEAYNCCIQVEDESGNRGFRLTKYLVKAATLGFTMNLQVLAPKMLPLREILRYLVASRLNNIRTSITSQKPKAAGELGLNLKTGIEHFCIHPGGRAIIDGMEKSLGLSDYDVEPSRMALHRFGNTSAAGFWYALGYMEAKKRLKKGNRILMTGFGAGFKCNNIVWEVMKDLDDVNAWKDCIDSYPRDQNQVNPFMEKYGWINDDYLGLVRFDFSLFAIE